The sequence below is a genomic window from Prochlorococcus marinus CUG1416.
GACTCTAGAAGTTCAATAGTTGATAGTTTATCGACGATGGTTGTTAATTCAAATTTATTAAAGATATACGCTTGGTATGACAACGAGTGGGGTTACAGCTGCAGACTTGCAGATCTTACTGAATACGTAATCAAAAAAGATATTTAATTTATGTCTTTATGAAGTTATCTAATATTCAACAATATAGTGTTGTAACAGCTAACTATTGGGCGTTCACGCTTACTGACGGCGCATTAAGATTATTAGTTGTTGGTCACTTTCATGAGCTAGGTTACACAACTCTACAAATTGCTTTACTTTTCCTTTTTTATGAGTTTTTTGGAATAATTACTAATTTATATGGTGGTTGGATAGGAGCAAGATATGGTTTAAGGCTTACTTTATGGATTGGGACTATCCTTCAAATCATTGCTCTTTTCATGCTTATTCCAGTTAAGGAGGATTGGCCAGTAATATTTAGTGTCGTATACGTTATGGTTGCTCAAGCAGTCAGTGGGATAGCAAAAGATTTAAACAAAATGAGTGCTAAAAGTGCTGTTAAGACAGTTGTTCCAGAAACAAGTAATGGCAATGATACTGGCCAAAAACAACTTTTTAAATGGGTTGCTATTTTAACTGGATCTAAAAATGCTCTTAAGGGAGTTGGGTTCTTCTTGGGTGGACTTTTATATAAGTTATTTGGATTCAATAATGCTGTAGGAATTATGGGTTTTGGACTCTGCATAGCCTTTTTATTGACATTAATTTTGCCTAGAGAAATTGGTAAGATGAAAACCAAACCAGCTTTTAATGATCTTTTTTCAAAATCAAATGCAATAAATATTCTTTCAGCAGCAAGATTCTTTCTTTTTGGAGCAAGAGATGTTTGGTTTGTTGTAGCTCTTCCAGTATTCCTAGATATGGCATTTGGTTGGGACTACATGGAAATAGGATTATTTCTTGGGGCCTGGGTAATAGGTTATGGAATTGTTCAGGCTTCGGCTCCAGCAATTAGAAAGATGTGGGGCCAGAAAGAAAGTCCAGATCGTAAAGCTATCCAATTTTGGAGTGCCGTATTAATGGTCATACCATCTTTGATAGGAGTCGCATTATGGAGAGAAAGTTCTCCATCGATAGCAATAATTTTAGGACTTACTATTTTTGGATTTGTTTTTGCAATGAATTCCTCCACACATTCTTATATGATTTTGGCCTACTCTGATAATGAAAAAGTCAGTTTAAATGTTGGCTTCTATTACATGGCAAATGCTGCTGGAAGACTAGTTGGAACATTACTATCTGGCTTACTATTTATGATTGGGAGAAATCCGAGTATTGGTCTTCAATATTGTCTTTATTTTTCATCACTTCTAATATTATTATCTTGGATTTCGAGTCTTAAATTACCATCAATCAAACAAAGCTTATCATCACCATAAAAACTAATTTTTAGAAATTAGAGTATTTAAATGGCAAAAATATCCTTAATTGAACTTGCAAAAATTTTTCTAAAAATTGGTATTTTCAGTTTTGGAGGACCATAT
It includes:
- the arsJ gene encoding organoarsenical effux MFS transporter ArsJ; translation: MKLSNIQQYSVVTANYWAFTLTDGALRLLVVGHFHELGYTTLQIALLFLFYEFFGIITNLYGGWIGARYGLRLTLWIGTILQIIALFMLIPVKEDWPVIFSVVYVMVAQAVSGIAKDLNKMSAKSAVKTVVPETSNGNDTGQKQLFKWVAILTGSKNALKGVGFFLGGLLYKLFGFNNAVGIMGFGLCIAFLLTLILPREIGKMKTKPAFNDLFSKSNAINILSAARFFLFGARDVWFVVALPVFLDMAFGWDYMEIGLFLGAWVIGYGIVQASAPAIRKMWGQKESPDRKAIQFWSAVLMVIPSLIGVALWRESSPSIAIILGLTIFGFVFAMNSSTHSYMILAYSDNEKVSLNVGFYYMANAAGRLVGTLLSGLLFMIGRNPSIGLQYCLYFSSLLILLSWISSLKLPSIKQSLSSP